A region of Nitrospinota bacterium DNA encodes the following proteins:
- a CDS encoding cytochrome c family protein has protein sequence MTLLLAWTGPAMAAFGYTGNKSCQKCHKEIYDSWKKTIHAKTFDLLAPKTRADKKKEAGLKPAEDYRKDKSCMRCHVMGWEEGGYSSERADKDEWKGVGCEDCHGSAEKYLEIHEKKDLERRDRKLKQAGLRKPFDQSGQGTCASCHYNQNSPFKHRLPNRDRNWADPKFVETYHIIPKK, from the coding sequence ACCGGGCCGGCCATGGCCGCCTTCGGCTATACAGGGAACAAGTCCTGTCAAAAGTGTCACAAAGAGATTTACGATTCCTGGAAAAAAACCATCCACGCCAAAACGTTCGACCTGCTGGCGCCAAAAACGCGGGCGGACAAGAAAAAGGAGGCTGGCTTAAAACCCGCCGAAGACTACCGGAAAGACAAATCCTGCATGCGGTGTCACGTGATGGGTTGGGAAGAAGGAGGCTATTCTTCTGAGCGCGCCGACAAGGATGAATGGAAAGGCGTGGGATGTGAGGACTGTCACGGTTCCGCCGAAAAATACCTTGAGATCCACGAGAAAAAAGATCTGGAGCGCCGCGACCGCAAGCTTAAACAGGCTGGTTTGAGGAAACCGTTCGACCAATCTGGACAGGGGACGTGCGCCTCGTGCCACTATAACCAGAACAGCCCATTCAAACACAGGCTCCCTAACCGGGACCGTAATTGGGCCGATCCCAAATTTGTAGAAACCTACCACATCATCCCAAAAAAGTAA
- a CDS encoding MogA/MoaB family molybdenum cofactor biosynthesis protein: MSIALLVVSDRASTGVRPDQVEPAMRAFLEKQGESLAHCAVVPDEKGPIAETVARWADSGDYDLILTAGGTGLSPRDVTPEAVKPLLERDIPGIPEIMRAESFKITPNAPLSRGYAGCRGRAMIINLPGSPKAAVENLSFVWKAVAHGVVKLKGDMGDCAPA; the protein is encoded by the coding sequence ATATCCATAGCCCTTCTGGTGGTTAGCGACAGGGCTTCCACGGGCGTAAGGCCAGACCAGGTTGAACCGGCCATGCGGGCGTTCCTGGAAAAACAGGGGGAGAGCCTGGCCCATTGCGCCGTGGTTCCAGACGAAAAGGGCCCAATCGCCGAAACTGTGGCCCGATGGGCCGATTCCGGCGATTACGACCTGATACTCACCGCGGGGGGCACGGGCCTGTCACCAAGGGACGTCACCCCCGAAGCCGTAAAGCCTCTGCTCGAACGGGATATACCGGGAATACCCGAGATCATGCGGGCCGAGTCTTTCAAGATAACCCCCAACGCGCCCCTGTCCCGCGGTTACGCCGGTTGCCGGGGCCGGGCCATGATAATAAACCTGCCAGGAAGCCCCAAGGCCGCCGTGGAGAACCTGTCGTTCGTCTGGAAGGCGGTGGCGCACGGTGTGGTAAAACTAAAAGGCGACATGGGCGATTGCGCCCCGGCGTAA
- a CDS encoding type III pantothenate kinase, which translates to MADGQLLVVDVGNTNIVLGLYDGDELLAHWRLETKLRRTEDELSVVVTQLFAINGLGISKVSRAVISCVVPQILPIITGFCEKTFRLDPLIIGPGIKTGVSINIDNPREVGADRIANAAGALLKYQPPLIIVDFGTAITIDAVSAKSEYLGGAIVPGMRLSLNALYHNAAKLPEVEFAKPPSVIGRNTIHSMQSGSYYGYASLVDGIVKKMKPLLTPEPKVIATGGEALLVASASETIEAVEEHLTLQGLKAIYYRNRQ; encoded by the coding sequence ATGGCGGACGGGCAGTTGCTGGTGGTGGACGTAGGCAACACCAACATCGTGCTGGGGTTGTATGACGGCGACGAATTGCTGGCCCATTGGCGGCTGGAAACCAAGCTTCGCCGAACCGAGGACGAGCTTTCGGTGGTGGTCACCCAGCTATTCGCCATCAACGGGCTGGGCATCTCCAAGGTTTCCCGGGCGGTGATATCCTGTGTGGTACCCCAGATACTCCCCATTATCACAGGGTTCTGCGAAAAAACTTTCCGGCTGGACCCGCTCATCATCGGGCCGGGGATAAAAACCGGCGTCTCCATTAACATAGACAACCCCAGGGAGGTGGGGGCCGACAGGATAGCCAACGCCGCCGGGGCCCTGCTGAAGTATCAGCCACCGCTTATAATTGTGGATTTCGGCACGGCCATCACCATAGACGCGGTGTCTGCCAAATCCGAATACCTTGGCGGAGCCATCGTCCCCGGCATGCGGCTCTCCTTAAACGCCCTTTACCATAACGCCGCCAAACTGCCGGAAGTGGAATTCGCCAAGCCCCCTTCCGTCATAGGGCGCAATACTATCCATTCCATGCAGTCGGGTTCATATTATGGTTACGCCAGCCTGGTGGACGGTATCGTTAAGAAGATGAAACCATTGCTGACCCCGGAACCCAAGGTAATAGCCACCGGTGGCGAGGCCTTGCTTGTTGCCTCCGCCTCCGAGACTATAGAAGCGGTGGAAGAACACCTCACCCTGCAAGGGCTGAAAGCCATCTACTACCGCAACCGGCAGTAA
- a CDS encoding DMT family transporter, giving the protein MELKLDMEPATMDDAVPSGLAGRDMERPGEVEPANGEGSRAMAYVFLVAASAMFASGYPLARAVDASYGMDMLVAQGMVVSAILLSLTPGKFAGSGMRPHIWPIVFNGVGSAATCFMVMEGSRVITPSLAAVIVISNALMVAALAWALGRKKFTAPQLVALCAGFAGVVWVSVERGALGGQALGVAYLLMAAALIALMTIAIEKPLAQAGGVAVTRMSFWIAAVVSIGVLVCTGRFASLTAGHAAVAVFFGVICTGVPSLLFNEGMIRVGSADAAAFKLLIPVFAFVYGVGMLGESPSASSLVGGLLVVASVAAYQAFSRKAG; this is encoded by the coding sequence ATGGAATTAAAACTCGACATGGAACCCGCCACTATGGATGATGCTGTTCCTTCCGGCCTTGCGGGGCGGGATATGGAGCGGCCCGGCGAGGTTGAGCCCGCAAACGGCGAGGGAAGCCGGGCGATGGCTTATGTTTTTCTCGTGGCGGCCAGCGCAATGTTCGCCTCGGGTTATCCCTTGGCCCGGGCGGTGGACGCGTCGTACGGAATGGACATGCTGGTGGCCCAGGGGATGGTGGTGAGCGCCATACTCCTATCGTTGACGCCGGGCAAATTCGCTGGCTCCGGGATGCGCCCGCACATATGGCCCATCGTATTCAACGGAGTGGGGTCGGCGGCCACCTGTTTTATGGTGATGGAAGGCTCACGGGTTATCACACCATCCCTGGCGGCGGTCATTGTGATATCCAACGCCCTGATGGTGGCGGCGCTGGCCTGGGCGCTGGGGCGCAAGAAATTCACGGCTCCCCAACTTGTGGCGCTGTGCGCGGGCTTCGCCGGAGTTGTCTGGGTAAGCGTTGAACGGGGCGCTTTGGGCGGTCAGGCGCTGGGAGTGGCCTATCTTTTAATGGCGGCGGCGCTTATCGCGCTGATGACCATAGCCATAGAAAAACCGCTGGCCCAGGCGGGCGGCGTGGCTGTAACCCGCATGTCTTTCTGGATAGCCGCCGTGGTTTCCATCGGGGTCCTGGTTTGTACTGGGCGCTTTGCTTCTTTAACCGCAGGCCATGCGGCGGTGGCCGTATTTTTCGGCGTTATTTGCACAGGTGTTCCATCCCTGCTGTTCAACGAGGGGATGATACGGGTTGGCTCGGCGGACGCGGCGGCGTTCAAACTGCTCATACCGGTGTTCGCTTTTGTTTACGGTGTGGGCATGCTGGGGGAGTCGCCCAGCGCCTCATCGCTGGTGGGCGGATTGTTGGTGGTAGCTTCGGTTGCGGCGTACCAGGCGTTCAGCAGGAAAGCCGGGTGA
- a CDS encoding DUF4388 domain-containing protein has product MALQGSLDDFNILNILQMIKLEGKTGRLTITEGEDLVKITFDNGAIIFAECAPGREEARIKGTLIGNRIVDLQAWNETKKEHEDSLKPYWELLAKRLPLPTLVELIKRQVLDNVYYALRWKKGTYEFTPMKGIKYNDKIMPPMDVDAVLMEGCRIADEWPRITAAIPPLGTYIMKNILAEDEYESLALKGPETGVDFQTSIEYEILMARGMRLSPSEVNVLSVIGHGMTIQTALDAARQGHFTSLEAIQSLFRTGILKAGAKKKDTTVAVDNTGNTARIATVGALGVILAAGLAWQIFSWPKFVEARKEGIIEVKSMQAAGQLNKIERALKIYTTLNGAPPQNLKALVEKGALEKSGLSDPWGNPYQYSLKNDRFILYSTGPDTFLGADNIYIPSQSSPRPAATAPDENT; this is encoded by the coding sequence ATGGCCTTACAGGGAAGCCTGGACGATTTTAACATCCTCAACATTCTCCAGATGATAAAGCTGGAGGGCAAGACGGGAAGGCTTACCATTACCGAGGGTGAAGACCTGGTGAAAATCACCTTCGACAACGGGGCCATAATATTCGCCGAATGCGCCCCAGGCCGGGAGGAGGCCCGCATTAAAGGCACCCTTATCGGCAACAGGATAGTGGACCTGCAGGCGTGGAACGAAACGAAAAAAGAGCATGAAGACTCCTTAAAACCATACTGGGAGCTTCTCGCCAAAAGATTGCCATTGCCGACGCTGGTGGAGCTTATAAAGCGCCAGGTGCTGGACAACGTGTATTACGCCCTGCGGTGGAAAAAGGGGACCTACGAGTTCACCCCCATGAAAGGGATCAAGTACAACGACAAGATCATGCCCCCCATGGACGTGGACGCGGTGCTGATGGAGGGATGCAGGATAGCTGACGAATGGCCCAGGATAACGGCGGCCATCCCGCCGCTGGGCACATACATCATGAAGAACATCCTTGCCGAGGACGAGTATGAGTCGCTGGCGTTAAAAGGGCCCGAAACCGGGGTGGATTTCCAGACTTCCATCGAGTACGAGATACTCATGGCGCGAGGGATGCGCCTTTCCCCGTCCGAGGTGAATGTCCTGTCGGTCATAGGGCACGGGATGACCATCCAGACAGCGCTGGACGCGGCCAGGCAAGGGCATTTCACAAGCCTGGAGGCCATCCAGAGCCTGTTCCGCACGGGCATCCTGAAAGCCGGCGCCAAGAAAAAAGACACAACCGTAGCCGTGGACAACACGGGAAACACCGCCCGGATTGCCACAGTGGGGGCGCTGGGAGTCATCCTGGCGGCTGGTTTGGCGTGGCAGATTTTCTCATGGCCCAAGTTTGTGGAGGCCCGCAAAGAGGGGATAATAGAGGTCAAGTCCATGCAAGCCGCTGGACAGCTAAACAAGATAGAACGGGCGTTGAAAATCTACACCACCCTCAATGGCGCGCCGCCGCAAAACCTCAAGGCTCTGGTGGAGAAAGGGGCGCTGGAAAAGAGCGGCCTTTCAGACCCATGGGGAAACCCATACCAATACTCGTTGAAAAACGACCGGTTCATTTTATACTCCACAGGGCCTGACACGTTCCTGGGGGCCGACAATATCTATATTCCCAGCCAGTCCTCCCCCCGGCCCGCCGCGACAGCGCCGGACGAGAACACATGA
- a CDS encoding methyltransferase domain-containing protein — MRANPKDVWSGPKYRRAQGAQNDWPSLFFEKVNVAPAYSILQVSFGGRDLTARLAELAPDGHVLAVDFGEAPFREAMADKRFPARGNVTFLTGDPCALPSQLPGAPFDVVMSHMAAERCPNMTRLFHRLIRLARQDGQVYMEMAGEGDCQALRDVMDNMASGPFAGHFMAFRYPYRPLSRNEALEIVTEAGYGRPAVEMRKETVRINSGYFPIWLAANAGAPYIQNLPQSQHSPFIDSVVKNYPPGADGCFAVERVILSVHGHRYWGSLEGDLMGGPVGMD, encoded by the coding sequence ATGCGCGCAAATCCCAAGGACGTCTGGTCCGGTCCCAAATACCGCAGGGCGCAGGGAGCGCAGAACGATTGGCCCTCCCTGTTCTTTGAAAAGGTTAACGTGGCGCCTGCGTACAGCATTTTGCAGGTGTCGTTTGGAGGGCGGGATTTAACCGCCCGGTTGGCGGAGCTGGCGCCAGATGGCCATGTGTTGGCGGTGGATTTCGGCGAGGCCCCGTTTCGGGAAGCTATGGCCGATAAAAGGTTTCCCGCCCGGGGCAATGTGACGTTCTTGACCGGCGACCCTTGCGCCCTGCCCAGCCAGTTGCCCGGCGCGCCTTTCGATGTGGTGATGAGCCACATGGCCGCAGAGCGGTGTCCCAACATGACAAGGCTCTTCCACAGGCTTATCCGGCTTGCCCGGCAGGATGGGCAGGTTTATATGGAAATGGCGGGAGAGGGGGACTGCCAGGCGCTAAGGGATGTCATGGACAACATGGCCAGTGGCCCCTTCGCCGGTCATTTTATGGCTTTTCGATACCCGTATAGACCGCTTTCCAGAAACGAGGCGTTGGAGATAGTAACCGAAGCGGGCTATGGCAGGCCAGCAGTGGAGATGCGCAAAGAAACCGTCAGGATAAATAGCGGCTATTTTCCAATATGGCTGGCCGCCAATGCCGGGGCTCCATATATCCAGAATCTGCCGCAGTCGCAACATTCGCCGTTTATAGATTCCGTTGTTAAAAACTATCCTCCGGGTGCCGACGGATGCTTCGCCGTGGAGCGGGTTATTCTTTCAGTTCATGGTCACAGGTATTGGGGCAGTTTGGAGGGGGATTTGATGGGCGGCCCCGTGGGGATGGACTGA
- a CDS encoding roadblock/LC7 domain-containing protein has protein sequence MKDEKLREKRMVYYKEDFDQIEKLMEEYLKLSNSRCVFLIDKEGHLVTQRGMTQTFNAETLSALVAGAFAATKEMARLLGETEFTVMFHQGKKDNIHLSLVGDRSIVATVFDEKTTVGMVNLYSKELTGKLVRIFEIALKRQPQEQPMEADYSDSVQNRLDDMFKE, from the coding sequence ATGAAGGACGAAAAGCTCCGCGAAAAGCGGATGGTGTATTACAAGGAGGATTTCGACCAGATTGAGAAGCTTATGGAGGAATACCTTAAGCTGTCCAATTCCCGGTGCGTGTTCCTCATAGACAAGGAAGGCCATCTTGTGACCCAGCGTGGGATGACCCAAACGTTCAACGCCGAGACCCTCTCGGCGCTGGTGGCGGGCGCTTTCGCGGCCACCAAGGAGATGGCGCGCCTGCTTGGCGAAACGGAATTCACCGTGATGTTCCACCAGGGCAAGAAAGACAACATACACCTTTCGCTGGTTGGGGACAGGTCCATCGTGGCCACGGTTTTCGACGAGAAGACCACTGTGGGAATGGTGAACCTCTACTCCAAGGAGCTTACGGGAAAACTGGTGAGGATATTCGAAATAGCGTTGAAACGCCAGCCCCAGGAACAGCCGATGGAGGCGGACTATTCCGATTCGGTGCAGAACCGCCTCGACGACATGTTCAAGGAATGA
- a CDS encoding ABC transporter ATP-binding protein, with protein MIHIHNVTKMYGKTVAVKELTLHVRAGEVFGFLGPNGAGKTTSLKMLAGLLTPTEGSMAIAGFDTQTQALESKRVIGFVPDKPFIYEKLTGREFLEFVREIFRMGQDKAALEKQDGLIEMFGLSGWLDELVESYSHGMRQKLVITSALMHNPKALIIDEPMVGLDARGMRQVKELFRQVARDGCTVLLSTHTMATAQEICDRIGILNKGKLVAVGDINELRAMSGETDDDLESIFLALTEKELKNSHGA; from the coding sequence ATGATACATATCCATAACGTCACGAAAATGTACGGCAAGACCGTGGCGGTCAAGGAGTTGACCCTTCATGTCCGGGCCGGTGAGGTGTTCGGGTTTCTAGGCCCAAACGGAGCGGGTAAAACCACATCCCTCAAGATGCTCGCGGGGCTCCTCACTCCCACGGAAGGCTCCATGGCCATAGCCGGGTTCGACACGCAGACGCAAGCGCTGGAGTCCAAGCGGGTCATCGGCTTTGTTCCGGACAAACCGTTCATTTATGAAAAGCTCACGGGCAGGGAGTTTCTGGAGTTCGTCCGCGAGATCTTCAGAATGGGGCAGGACAAGGCGGCCCTCGAAAAACAAGACGGGCTCATAGAGATGTTCGGCCTGTCCGGCTGGCTGGACGAGCTGGTGGAAAGCTATTCCCATGGCATGAGACAGAAGCTGGTGATAACCTCCGCCCTCATGCACAACCCCAAGGCGCTCATCATAGACGAGCCGATGGTGGGGCTGGACGCGCGGGGCATGCGGCAGGTAAAAGAGCTTTTCCGGCAGGTGGCGCGGGACGGGTGCACGGTTCTCCTTTCCACCCACACCATGGCCACCGCCCAGGAGATATGCGACAGGATAGGCATACTCAACAAGGGAAAGCTTGTGGCCGTGGGGGACATAAACGAGCTTCGCGCCATGTCCGGCGAGACTGATGACGACCTGGAATCCATATTCCTCGCCCTCACCGAAAAGGAGCTTAAAAACAGCCATGGCGCTTAA
- a CDS encoding biotin--[acetyl-CoA-carboxylase] ligase translates to MFDTHRYEGLLTTTLMGRSVARLDSVDSTNTRLAAMLVERNVGAMLVFAERQTDGRGRSGKSWVSPAGVNIAASLAWPLPSAVISPGLVTLSAGVALAEVVRDVCGAPATLKYPNDLYLNGRKAGGILAERKIRGQEPWAVIGLGVNVNTEEWMFPEDLRETATSIKIETGQPASREALLAGFINRLEPLLNEVTRTGPERMLASYRSLSMLLGRRVTVLEGERKLSGMALDVDGAGALLLEQDEGGVVTVISGETSLHHTIRSAG, encoded by the coding sequence ATGTTCGATACTCATCGCTATGAGGGTTTATTGACCACAACCCTGATGGGCCGGAGCGTTGCGCGTCTTGATAGCGTGGATTCCACCAACACCCGCCTTGCGGCCATGCTAGTGGAGCGGAATGTTGGGGCCATGCTGGTGTTCGCCGAGCGCCAGACAGACGGCCGGGGCCGGTCTGGGAAATCCTGGGTCAGCCCAGCCGGTGTGAATATAGCCGCAAGCCTGGCCTGGCCTTTGCCCTCGGCGGTCATTTCTCCGGGGCTGGTGACTCTTTCGGCGGGAGTAGCGCTGGCCGAGGTCGTACGGGACGTTTGCGGCGCCCCGGCCACATTAAAATACCCGAACGACCTTTATTTGAACGGGCGCAAAGCGGGCGGTATTCTTGCCGAGCGCAAAATCCGGGGCCAGGAGCCTTGGGCGGTGATTGGCCTGGGCGTGAACGTGAACACTGAGGAATGGATGTTCCCGGAAGATTTGCGGGAGACAGCCACGTCCATAAAGATAGAGACCGGCCAACCCGCTTCCAGGGAGGCGTTACTGGCCGGGTTCATAAACAGGCTGGAGCCTCTTTTAAACGAAGTGACCCGAACAGGCCCGGAGCGGATGCTGGCTAGCTACCGCTCTCTCTCCATGTTGCTGGGCCGCCGCGTTACCGTGCTGGAAGGGGAACGAAAACTCAGCGGCATGGCGCTGGATGTGGACGGCGCTGGCGCGTTGCTTTTGGAGCAGGATGAGGGTGGAGTGGTCACCGTTATTTCCGGAGAGACGAGCCTCCATCACACCATAAGAAGCGCGGGGTAG
- a CDS encoding CDGSH iron-sulfur domain-containing protein codes for MPEPKSPQHAPYVMDIEPGTYIWCGCGLSKNQPFCDNAHKGTAYEGTQHAAVLFEIEEGRTVALCGCKHTHKQPFCDGTHALPKE; via the coding sequence ATGCCTGAACCCAAGTCGCCCCAACACGCCCCTTATGTAATGGACATTGAGCCTGGAACATATATCTGGTGCGGATGTGGTCTCTCAAAAAACCAGCCTTTCTGCGACAACGCCCACAAAGGCACAGCATACGAGGGAACGCAACACGCCGCCGTTCTTTTCGAGATTGAAGAGGGCAGGACCGTAGCCCTGTGCGGATGCAAACACACCCACAAGCAACCCTTCTGCGACGGGACCCACGCCCTGCCGAAAGAATAA
- a CDS encoding tetratricopeptide repeat protein produces MIKFARFIMALAAVAALAAAPPSFGEGKVDEARFAPVSELSVGDIEHDPEMKKSFSIWLEALHKGDEASSFAETNRMLEGMNRLGTRNLYPLSDACIALARSALTGGDAAKAVTAARYATFFAPDSAQAHFFLARAIFAKNKADVSAAGMSAFTGFKKLLTDRIQRDLFISQAALYMLLAVGTAFVITFIALFAQSHQAVLSNITSFFPAAQHGFWRPLVGAMVILAPLAVGGWQIFIISLPLFLWPCSRRGARVLMVIFAAFVLSAPYLFMNMARGAAMASADTYRSLYLLSQSTWDHDTKLALERERARNPEDTLVAFALGLLNKSRKDRPAAVEAFDAALAQDPRDIRTLINKGNAYYVAREYEDAVAMYREAMEADPQSVEAHFNLSVTFNEMLRTKDSEGEYNKANVIDPKRTQELVELTKDQEHDRKVVDFPITDADLKSYEQAAEERTMSVGASMWSVYFGAITMKTYLGITAGFIALLALSHVYWMRRVSHEVCSSCASPFLPPIKLGPELPQCNQCVAAQITKAGVSSAKKDKKRKEIRESKERRRMAAVVMDRIIPGAGRIYAHEYISGLLFSVLTSMILVYGAGFIMPDLMEREGAMTDALKLYIPFIAVAAVYWALMNTALKREFY; encoded by the coding sequence ATGATTAAATTCGCCCGCTTCATCATGGCCCTGGCCGCGGTCGCCGCTTTGGCGGCCGCCCCCCCTTCTTTCGGAGAGGGCAAGGTGGACGAGGCCCGGTTCGCGCCAGTCTCGGAGCTTTCCGTGGGGGACATAGAGCATGACCCGGAGATGAAAAAATCTTTCTCCATATGGCTTGAGGCGCTCCATAAAGGGGACGAGGCTTCTTCCTTCGCCGAGACCAACAGGATGCTGGAGGGGATGAACCGGCTTGGCACCCGCAACCTTTATCCTTTGTCGGACGCGTGCATAGCCCTGGCCCGGTCGGCCCTTACCGGCGGTGACGCGGCCAAGGCGGTCACGGCGGCGAGGTACGCGACGTTTTTCGCTCCAGACTCCGCCCAGGCCCATTTCTTCCTGGCGCGGGCCATATTCGCCAAGAACAAGGCCGACGTTTCGGCGGCGGGCATGAGCGCGTTCACGGGGTTTAAGAAACTGCTGACCGACAGGATCCAGCGGGACCTGTTCATATCCCAGGCGGCCCTTTACATGTTGCTGGCGGTGGGCACGGCTTTTGTAATCACATTCATAGCGCTTTTCGCCCAAAGCCATCAGGCGGTGCTTTCCAACATAACCTCGTTCTTCCCTGCGGCCCAGCACGGTTTCTGGCGGCCACTGGTTGGCGCCATGGTCATACTGGCGCCGCTGGCGGTGGGCGGCTGGCAGATATTTATCATATCGTTGCCGCTGTTCCTGTGGCCCTGCTCACGGCGCGGGGCAAGGGTGTTGATGGTGATTTTCGCGGCGTTCGTGCTGTCGGCCCCGTATCTTTTCATGAACATGGCAAGAGGCGCCGCCATGGCATCCGCGGACACATACAGGTCGCTTTACCTGCTCTCCCAAAGCACATGGGACCACGACACAAAGCTTGCCCTGGAGCGGGAGCGGGCGCGCAATCCGGAAGACACGCTGGTGGCTTTCGCCCTGGGGCTTCTAAACAAAAGCAGGAAAGACAGGCCCGCCGCCGTGGAGGCATTCGACGCGGCCCTGGCGCAGGACCCGCGGGACATCCGGACGCTGATAAACAAGGGCAACGCATATTATGTGGCCCGGGAATATGAAGACGCGGTGGCCATGTACCGGGAAGCCATGGAGGCCGACCCCCAATCGGTTGAGGCGCATTTCAACCTCTCGGTCACCTTCAACGAAATGTTGCGCACGAAAGACTCGGAGGGGGAATACAACAAGGCCAACGTCATAGACCCCAAGAGGACGCAGGAGTTGGTGGAACTTACAAAGGACCAGGAGCATGACCGCAAGGTGGTGGATTTCCCCATCACCGACGCGGACTTGAAATCATACGAGCAGGCGGCCGAGGAGCGGACGATGAGCGTGGGCGCGTCCATGTGGAGCGTCTATTTCGGCGCCATCACCATGAAGACGTACCTGGGCATCACCGCCGGTTTCATCGCGCTACTGGCCCTTTCCCACGTTTACTGGATGCGCAGGGTCTCCCACGAGGTGTGCTCTTCTTGCGCGTCTCCGTTCCTGCCCCCCATCAAGCTGGGGCCGGAGCTTCCGCAGTGCAACCAGTGCGTGGCGGCGCAGATAACCAAGGCCGGCGTATCCTCGGCCAAGAAAGACAAGAAGCGCAAGGAGATAAGGGAAAGCAAGGAGCGCCGCAGGATGGCGGCTGTGGTGATGGACAGGATAATCCCCGGCGCGGGACGGATATACGCCCACGAGTACATTTCGGGCCTGTTGTTCAGCGTGCTCACCAGCATGATACTGGTCTACGGCGCGGGTTTTATCATGCCGGACCTTATGGAGCGGGAAGGCGCCATGACGGACGCGCTGAAACTTTACATCCCGTTCATCGCGGTGGCGGCGGTTTACTGGGCCCTGATGAACACGGCCCTGAAAAGGGAGTTCTACTAG